The DNA window GATGCAGCGGGCCATCATGGGCGACTGCGTGGCGTGGAAGCCGCTGACCGCGCCGCAGGCGATGGTGATGAACATGAGCGGCCACAGGGGCAGGCCCTTGGGATGCAGGTTGGCCAGGGTGAGCTGCGGGTAGAAGGTGTGGTCGGAGAGGCACAGGGTGACGGTCAGGCCCACGGCCATGAACAGGAGCACGGCGCCGAAGAAGGGGTAGAGGCGGCCGATGATCTTGTCCACGGGCAGGATGGTGGCCAGGGAGTAGTAGGTGAAGATGATGGCCACCCAGGACCAGGTGGGCATGCCGGACATGGTGGTCAGCAGCTTGGCCGGGCCGAGCACGAAGACGATGCCCACGAGCAGCAGCAGCACGACGGAGAAGCCGCGCATGAACTGCTTGAAGCCGTTGCCCAGGTTCTGGCCGACCACGTCGGGCACCGAGGCGCCGCCGTAGCGGACGGAGAGCATGCCGGAGAAGTAGTCGTGCACGGCGCCCGCGAAGATGGAGCCGAGCACGATCCAGATGAGGGCCGAGGGGCCGTAGAGCGCGCCGAGGATGGGGCCGAAGATGGGGCCCAGGCCGGCGATGTTCAGAAGCTGCACGAGGTAGACCTTGGACGTGGACATCTCGACGTAGTCCACGCCGTCGGCCATCGTGCAGGCCGGGGTCGCACGGCCCGGATCGCAGCCGAAGAGCCGGTCGACGATCTTTCCGTAGACGATGTAGCCGACGATGAGCGCGGCTACGCATGCGAAGAACAGTAACATGGCGGACACCTCCAGAAATTGTGCTTGTGCACCTGCGGCCGAAGCCGCCTCTTGGCTCAAGCCATAGCAGCCCTGGAGGGTCCGTTTCAACGCGGGAGCGCGAATCGCATCATCGGGGGGGCGAAGCGTCGTCTTTTCGGGGCGAAGTGCATCGCCGGGAGGTCTCCCGCAATGGGCGAGCGGGACTTTCGCCGGGCCCCTCGGAAGCGGGCCCGCGAGGGACGCCGCGCGCGTCCCTGTCGGGGAAGGCCGAGGAGGGGAGCGCCCCCGGCTACTGCACCGGCGCCGCAGCCTGCTCGGCCAGGGCGCGGGGCCTGGGCAGGCGGAAGCTGATGCGCGTGCCGTGTCCGGGGCTGCTGGCGATGTCCAGGGCGTATTCGGCGCCGAAGATCTGCACCAGCCGCTGGTTGCAGTTGGTCAGGCCGATGCCCTTGGAGGTGGACTCCAGGCCACCCGCGGCGACCAGGTCGTTCTGCCGCTCCTCGGGCATGCCCACGCCGTCGTCCTCGATGCACACGCACAGATGCCCGTCCTCGCGCCGCGCCGCCACGCGCACCGTGCCGCCTTCCTCGCGGGGCAGGATGCCGTGCTTGACCCCGTTCTCCACCAGCGGCTGGATGATCAGCGGCGGGATGGGCCAGTCCATGACCTCGCCGTCCACGTCCATCTGGCAGCGGATGCGCTCGCCGAAGCGCGCCTGCTCGATGGAGAGGTAGGAGCGCACGCGCGAGAGCTCGTCCGAGAGGGGGATGAAGCCCCGGCTGCTGTCCAGGTTCTGGCGCATGTAGTGGGCCAGGTCCAGGAGCAGCTCGCGCGCGCTCTGGGGCGCGGTGCGGCACAGCGAGGCGATGGTGTTCAGGGAGTTGAAAAGGAAGTGCGGGTTGATCTGGGCCTGCAGCCTCCTGATCTCGGCCAGGGCCAGGAGCTGGTTGGTGGTCTGGATGTCCTCGAGCTCGAGCTGGATGGAGAAGAGCTCGGCCAGGCCGCGCGCCAGCTCGAAGTGGGTCATGTCCAGCGGCTGCTTGCGGGTGCCGTAGAGCTTGAGGCAGCCGACCACCTCGCCCGATTTGCGCAGCGGCACCACCGCGCCGGAGGTCAGCGGGCAGGCGAACCCGGTGCAGCCTATCTCCTCGGCCCCCTCGATGCGCAGGGGGATGCCGGTCGAGAGGACCCTCTGCGTGGCCTCGGTGCGGATGGGCGCGCCCGCCTTGTGGTGGTCCGCGCCCTCGCCCACGTGGGCCAATATCTCGCTCTTGTCCGTGAGCGCCACGGCGGCCACGTCCACGAGCTCGTGAATGATCCCGGCCGTGGCCGCGGCCGATGCCGCGGACAGTCCCTTGCGCAGGTGGCCCACGGTGCGGCTGGCGATGGTCAGGATCTGCTGCACCTGCGTGGAGTCCTGCTTGCCGCGCAGGTGGCTGCGCAGGCTGAAGGCCTCCACCAGCAGGGCCGCGCCGAGCGAGTTGACCACGATCATGGGCAGGCCGATGACCCGCACGAGGATCAGCGCCTCCTCGTAGGGGCGCGACAGGCCGAGGACCAGGCCCATGTGCAGGCTCTCTCCGACAACGCCGAGGATCAGCGCCAGCCGCCAGTCCAGGCTGCGGCCGGGGAGCTTGGCGGCGATGAGCCCCGCGGCCGTGCCTTCGGCCAGGGTGGCCAGGGCGCAGGGCAGGGCGCTGAAGCCGCCCACGTCGATGAGGTAGCGGTGCCCCGCGGCGATGAGCGCGGAGCCGAAGCCGACGGCCGGGCCGCCGAAGAGCCCGGCGGTGATCACGGCCATGGCGCGCAGGTTGGCGTAGGACTGGAAGACGTTGTTGCCGGTGTAGGTGCCGAGGATGCCGAAGATGCCGAAGAGCAGGATCTGCAGGAGGGTCTGCGAGCCGCGCGGCGCGCGCTTGAGGCCGAGCCTGCCCATGGGGGCCAGGGTCAGGACCGCGAAGGCGCAGGCCAGGAGCAGTCCGAAGCGCTGCGAAAGGCTGACGAAAAGATAGGGAATGTAGCTCGGCTCGCCCATTCTGGGGCCTCATCGCGGCCGTTGAAAAACGGCGATCTGCTGCGTCAGCGAAAAAAATCCAGACCGCTTATGTATGCGCAATACACTGCGCGTCCTGGATTTTTTCACTTCCTTGCAGCTCACCATTTTTGAACGGCCTGTGTTTTTCGACCATTTCAAATGGTCGGATCAGATACCCAGGCTGTGCCGGAAGTCCTTGACCCGGCTGCGGCAGACCGTGACGTGGGTGCGCTCGCGGTCGTCCATGATCAGCACGTACTTGCCGTTGACCCAGGTGGTGAACTCGGCGATGCGCCTGAGGTTCACCAGCTCGCCCCGGCCGATGCGGAAGAACGGACGGCCCTGCAGCCGTTCCTCGAGCTTCTCGATGGACGGCATGCCGTGCAGGTGGAAGGTGCCGCTGTCCGCCAGCACCAGAATGCGCTTGCCCTCCACGCGGCAGAGCACGATCTCGGAGAAGGGCAGCAGGCGGATGCGTCCGGCCTGCTCCACGGGCAGGCGGTCGAGCTTCTCGCTGCGGCCCTCGCTCCTGGCCGCCTCCCCCTTGGCCGCCTCGCCGAGCCCCATGCCCTCCAGCAGGCGCTCCAGCACCTGGCGCTCCTCGGGCCTGCCGGAGCGCTCGCCCAGGCGGCTGCGCACCCGCGTGAGGCTCTTGGCCAGCCTGTCGGCCGACACGGGCTTCAGCAGGTAGTCCACGGCGTTCTCCTCGAAGGCCCGGATGGCGTAGTCGTTGTAGGCCGTGACGAAGACGAAGAGGGGCGGGGAGGGCAGGGAGAGGGATTCCCGCAGCACGTGGAAGCCGTCCTTGCCGGGCATCTGGATGTCCTGGAAGACCACGTCCGGCCGCTCGTCGGCTATGGCCGTGAGCGCCGCCGAGGCGCTTCCCGCCTGCAGCACGGAGACTTCGGGGTGGGCCGCCAGGAGCCAGGCCAGCTCGTCCCGCGCAGGGGCCTCGTCGTCGACTACAAGCGCGCGCATCATGCTTCTGCACCTAATGCCGCCCGGGCCGTCTGTCCAGCCCCCGTCCCGTTCCCGGCAGGGCCCGCAGAGGCAGGGGAAAAATGCGTTTGACGAAGGGGGGGGAGGAGAGGCTACATACACGAGACGAATCCACAGCTGCTCATCCCGAGAACGCGACAAGCCGACAACCTGAGGCGGAAGAACACCGGATGGAGAAGGGGAACGATTCGCGCGCGACCGTCCCGGTCACCAAGCGCTCGCTTTTTTCCTGGGTCTGGGCCAGCAACCTGAAGCTCCAGCTTCTCCTCCTCGTGGTCATCGTGATCACGGTCTTCGCGCGCGTCCTGCCGCTCGAGCTGCAGAAGAAGATCATCAACGAGGCCATCGGCCAGCGCAAGCTGAACCTGCTGCTCATGTACTGCGGCTACTACCTGGCCGCGGTCGTCACCTCGGGCGCGCTCAAGTACGTCATCAACCTCATCCAGACCCACCTCGGGCAGCGCGCCCTGGCCGACCTGCGCAAGGCGCTCTACGAGCACATCCTGACCCTGCCGCTCAACTACTTCCGCAAGACCCAGGCAGGAATGGTCGTCTCCTCGCTGGTCACGGAGATCGTGCCCGTGGGCGACTTCGTGGGCATGGCGCTCGGCATTCCCGTGACCAACGTGCTCACGCTCTTCGCCTTCGGAGGCTATCTCTTCTACCTCAACTGGAAGATGGCCTGCATCTCCATGGCCATCTACCCCTTCATCCTGCTCGTCATTCCGCGTCTGCAGCGCAAGACCAACCGGGTCAACAAGCGCCGCGTGGACGCCACGCGGGAGATCTCCTCGAGCATCGCCGAGGCCGTGACCGGCATCCACGAGATCCACGGCAACGGCTCCTACATCCTGGAGAACCGCAAGTTCGGCGCGCAGTGCGACTCCCTGGAGCACTGGCGCATCATCTGGAACCTGTACAAGCTGGCCGTGAAGGCGGTGAACAACCTCCTCGTCAACCTCGCGCCCTTCACCCTCTTTCTGGTCGGCGGCTACCTGATCATCAAGGGCCAGTTCGACCTCGGCGCCCTGGTGGCCTTCCTCTCGGCCCAGGAGAAGCTCTTCGAGCCCTGGTCGGAGCTCATGGAGTTCTACCAGGTCTATCAGGACTCCTCGGTGCGCTACGCGAGGACCCTGGAGTATTTCGACGAGCTGCCCGAGCACGCCATGGAGCCGGAGGGGCGGCCGCCCATGAAGCTCGATCCGCGCATCGAGATCGAGAAGCTGTCCTTCGTGGTCGACGGCAGCATCCGCCTGCTCTCGGACATCAACCTGAAGATCGGCGCGGGCGAGCACCTGGCGCTGGTCGGCTTCTCGGGCTCGGGCAAGAGCACCCTGGCGCTGTGCATCGGCCAGCTCTACAAGTACACCTCCGGGTCGCTGCGCATCGGCGGGCAGGAGGTGGACGACCTCTCGCGCCAGGACATGGCCGAGAACATCGGCTTCGTCTCGCAGGCGCCCTTCATCTTCACCGGCACCATCCGCGACAACCTGCTCTATGCCTGCGAGGCCGAGCTGCACGGCGCGGCGCCCGTGGAGGGCGAGAACATGCCGAGCCTGGACGACCAGATCGCGGTGCTCCAGCAGTCCGGCATCTTCGTGGACGTGCTGCGCTTCGGCCTGGGCGCCATCCTGCCCGGCACGGACGACAGCGGCCTGGCCGAACGCATCATCCGCGTGCGCGAGAACTTCCGCCGCGACTACGGCGAGGCCCTGGCGGACAACGTGGAGTTCTTCGAGGAGAACAGCTACCTGGTCTTCTCGAGCGTGGCCGCCAACCTGACCTTCGGCAGCCCGACCGACCCCGAATGGGCCGTGGAGCGGCTGCCCCACAACGAGGTCTTCCAGTCCTTCCTGGACGAGGTCCAGCTCGGCGCGCCTCTGCTCGCGCTCGGCGCGGAGATCGCCCAGTCCACTGTGGACATCCTGGGCAATCTGCCCAAGGACGCGGTGTTCTTCGAGCAGAGCCCGATTCCGGCCGATGCCATCGACGACTACAAGGACCTCGTCAGGCGCATGGGCAAAAGCAGGCTCTACGAGCTCGCTTTGGCGGACCGCGCCAGGCTCGTGGAGCTGGCGCTGAACTTCACGCCCGGCCGTCACAAGATGGTCGGCATGCCGCTCATGGTCGAGAACATGATCCTCGAGGCCCGGGCGCGCTTCCGCGCCCGCATCGAGGACGAGCGGCCCGGGGCCTTCTCCTTCTACCGCCAGGACGAGTACCTGCACGCGCAGACCATCCTGGACAACATCCTCTTCGGCAAGGCCAAGAGCCTTTCGCCGCAGAACCAGGAGAAGATCAACCAGAGCATCATCCAGCTCCTCATCGAGGAAGACCTGCTCGAGACCATCGTGGCGCTCGGCATGGAGTTCCAGGTGGGCAGCAAGGGTGACAAGCTCTCCGGCGGCCAGCGCCAGAAGCTCGCCATCGCCCGCTGCTTCCTCAAGCAGCCGCGCATACTTATAATGGACGAAGCGACGTCGGCCCTGGACAACAAGTCCCAGGCGCGTATTCAGAATATTCTGGAAACGCGCTACAAGGGCAAGAGCACGCTCGTCGCCGTCGT is part of the Desulfovibrio sp. X2 genome and encodes:
- a CDS encoding carbon starvation protein A; protein product: MLLFFACVAALIVGYIVYGKIVDRLFGCDPGRATPACTMADGVDYVEMSTSKVYLVQLLNIAGLGPIFGPILGALYGPSALIWIVLGSIFAGAVHDYFSGMLSVRYGGASVPDVVGQNLGNGFKQFMRGFSVVLLLLVGIVFVLGPAKLLTTMSGMPTWSWVAIIFTYYSLATILPVDKIIGRLYPFFGAVLLFMAVGLTVTLCLSDHTFYPQLTLANLHPKGLPLWPLMFITIACGAVSGFHATQSPMMARCIKNERCGRSVFYGAMIGEGVIALVWATLGMSFYHDPAALNAALAKGGPAFVVNEVCTSLLGGFGGLLAIIGVVVLPITSGDTAFRSARLIIAEFLKMNQKPIVKRLLISVPLFLVGFAITKFEFGVIWRYFGWANQTLAAIVLWAGAAYLIKQGKMHWIATVPAVFMTAVVNTYLCYAPIGFRLPLNVATIIGVGSAAVSLVIFLVKFRGCCEVAEEGAS
- a CDS encoding LytS/YhcK type 5TM receptor domain-containing protein, producing the protein MGEPSYIPYLFVSLSQRFGLLLACAFAVLTLAPMGRLGLKRAPRGSQTLLQILLFGIFGILGTYTGNNVFQSYANLRAMAVITAGLFGGPAVGFGSALIAAGHRYLIDVGGFSALPCALATLAEGTAAGLIAAKLPGRSLDWRLALILGVVGESLHMGLVLGLSRPYEEALILVRVIGLPMIVVNSLGAALLVEAFSLRSHLRGKQDSTQVQQILTIASRTVGHLRKGLSAASAAATAGIIHELVDVAAVALTDKSEILAHVGEGADHHKAGAPIRTEATQRVLSTGIPLRIEGAEEIGCTGFACPLTSGAVVPLRKSGEVVGCLKLYGTRKQPLDMTHFELARGLAELFSIQLELEDIQTTNQLLALAEIRRLQAQINPHFLFNSLNTIASLCRTAPQSARELLLDLAHYMRQNLDSSRGFIPLSDELSRVRSYLSIEQARFGERIRCQMDVDGEVMDWPIPPLIIQPLVENGVKHGILPREEGGTVRVAARREDGHLCVCIEDDGVGMPEERQNDLVAAGGLESTSKGIGLTNCNQRLVQIFGAEYALDIASSPGHGTRISFRLPRPRALAEQAAAPVQ
- a CDS encoding LytTR family DNA-binding domain-containing protein — encoded protein: MMRALVVDDEAPARDELAWLLAAHPEVSVLQAGSASAALTAIADERPDVVFQDIQMPGKDGFHVLRESLSLPSPPLFVFVTAYNDYAIRAFEENAVDYLLKPVSADRLAKSLTRVRSRLGERSGRPEERQVLERLLEGMGLGEAAKGEAARSEGRSEKLDRLPVEQAGRIRLLPFSEIVLCRVEGKRILVLADSGTFHLHGMPSIEKLEERLQGRPFFRIGRGELVNLRRIAEFTTWVNGKYVLIMDDRERTHVTVCRSRVKDFRHSLGI
- a CDS encoding ABC transporter ATP-binding protein/permease; the encoded protein is MEKGNDSRATVPVTKRSLFSWVWASNLKLQLLLLVVIVITVFARVLPLELQKKIINEAIGQRKLNLLLMYCGYYLAAVVTSGALKYVINLIQTHLGQRALADLRKALYEHILTLPLNYFRKTQAGMVVSSLVTEIVPVGDFVGMALGIPVTNVLTLFAFGGYLFYLNWKMACISMAIYPFILLVIPRLQRKTNRVNKRRVDATREISSSIAEAVTGIHEIHGNGSYILENRKFGAQCDSLEHWRIIWNLYKLAVKAVNNLLVNLAPFTLFLVGGYLIIKGQFDLGALVAFLSAQEKLFEPWSELMEFYQVYQDSSVRYARTLEYFDELPEHAMEPEGRPPMKLDPRIEIEKLSFVVDGSIRLLSDINLKIGAGEHLALVGFSGSGKSTLALCIGQLYKYTSGSLRIGGQEVDDLSRQDMAENIGFVSQAPFIFTGTIRDNLLYACEAELHGAAPVEGENMPSLDDQIAVLQQSGIFVDVLRFGLGAILPGTDDSGLAERIIRVRENFRRDYGEALADNVEFFEENSYLVFSSVAANLTFGSPTDPEWAVERLPHNEVFQSFLDEVQLGAPLLALGAEIAQSTVDILGNLPKDAVFFEQSPIPADAIDDYKDLVRRMGKSRLYELALADRARLVELALNFTPGRHKMVGMPLMVENMILEARARFRARIEDERPGAFSFYRQDEYLHAQTILDNILFGKAKSLSPQNQEKINQSIIQLLIEEDLLETIVALGMEFQVGSKGDKLSGGQRQKLAIARCFLKQPRILIMDEATSALDNKSQARIQNILETRYKGKSTLVAVVHRLDIIKNYDKVAVMKAGKIVECDTYPALMAKKGGLYELVHGKK